A window of the Arachis duranensis cultivar V14167 chromosome 5, aradu.V14167.gnm2.J7QH, whole genome shotgun sequence genome harbors these coding sequences:
- the LOC127747570 gene encoding uncharacterized protein LOC127747570, translated as MEGVANLRVYYNGEVITNTHEGVTFVCKCPLSFAIPCTIGFVELQNGLCNNIQSHILKRVSNLLYRSPVQVFGGLIQFQIIPIIDDASMQQMLYIYQQIRSHVPMIELEDEFEANYKVDDKNDDGDLVGNPAVQDEANAIVSQHPFGVPSFMWTLDLEAMYPPEFPEYANTGEGNVAAEDGEFSVGIEFGSRESVISAIKSYTISRGVDYTVYESEPQTFYAKCKGYGAGCDWLIQASLIRKKACWEIRIYNGKHTCTMGTISQDHAKLDPDTIADAIRPLVEADPSIKVKSVIAEVQGKFNYTVSYRKAWLAKQKDVAKIFSDWEVS; from the exons ATGGAAGGTGTTGCAAACTTGCGAGTATATTATAACGGTGAGGTTATAACAAACACACATGAAGGAGTGACTTTTGTTTGTAAATGTCCGTTGTCATTTGCCATTCCATGTACCATAGGTTTTGTCGAGTTACAAAATGGTCTTTGTAATAACATTCAAAGCCACATTTTAAAAAGGGTGAGCAATCTTTTATACAGAAGTCCTGTGCAAGTATTTGGTGGGTTAATACAGTTTCAAATAATACCCATCATTGACGATGCCAGTATGCAACAGATGTTGTATATTTATCAACAAATCCGATCTCACGTGCCGATGATAGAGCT TGAAGATGAATTCGAAGCTAACTATAAAGTCGATGACAAAAACGATGACGGAGACTTGGTAGGTAATCCGGCGGTGCAAGATGAAGCAAATGCGATTGTAAGCCAGCACCCGTTTGGTGTTCCGTCCTTTATGTGGACTCTAGATCTCGAAGCCATGTATCCTCCGGAATTTCCTGAGTATGCGAATACAG GTGAAGGCAACGTTGCGGCGGAAGATGGCGAGTTTAGTGTCGGAATAGAATTTGGTTCGAGAGAGTCGGTGATATCTGCAATCAAAAGCTACACCATCTCTAGAGGAGTTGATTACACTGTGTATGAGTCTGAGCCGCAGACATTCTATGCGAAATGCAAGGGGTATGGTGCAGGATGCGACTGGCTTATCCAAGCTAGCTTGATTCGAAAAAAAGCTTGTTGGGAGATCAGGATATACAATGGCAAGCACACGTGCACCATGGGAACAATTTCACAAGATCATGCCAAGTTGGACCCAGACACAATTGCAGATGCCATTAGGCCGTTGGTCGAAGCAGACCCCTCGATAAAGGTGAAGTCTGTTATCGCAGAAGTTCAAGGCAAGTTCAACTATACTGTGAGTTACCGCaaggcttggttggcaaagcagaaAGATGTCGCAAAAATTTTCAGTGATTGGGAAGTTTCTTAG
- the LOC107487892 gene encoding probable calcium-binding protein CML41, producing the protein MATAESSRKILKPSKWFSKKSSSSLHQTSLTALNLSTTPTTTRDIENEAMREVFRHFDANGDGKISAFELRSYFGSIGDYLSPDEAQGLIQDLDSDGDHLLDFEDFMKLMSMNNDDDLRKAFDMFVWEKENTEASSSSSSGSITPKGLQRMLQRLGLESSYDDCVVMIAAFDTDHNGVLDFNEFHHMMIS; encoded by the coding sequence ATGGCAACAGCCGAGAGTAGTAGAAAAATTCTGAAACCATCCAAGTGGTTCTCCAAGAAAAGTAGTAGTAGCCTCCACCAAACATCATTAACGGCGTTAAACCTAAGCACAACTCCAACTACTACTAGAGACATAGAAAATGAAGCCATGAGGGAGGTTTTCCGTCACTTTGATGCTAACGGAGATGGAAAAATCTCTGCCTTTGAGCTCAGGTCCTATTTCGGATCCATTGGAGACTACTTGTCTCCTGACGAAGCTCAAGGCCTCATCCAAGACCTGGACTCCGATGGCGACCATTTGCTGGACTTCGAGGATTTCATGAAGCTCATGAGCATGAACAACGATGATGATCTGAGGAAAGCTTTTGACATGTTCGTGTGGGAGAAGGAGAACACGGAAGCTTCATCTTCGTCATCGTCAGGTAGTATCACCCCGAAAGGTTTGCAACGAATGCTGCAGCGACTTGGTCTTGAAAGCTCATATGATGACTGCGTCGTTATGATTGCTGCCTTCGACACTGATCATAACGGTGTCCTTGATTTCAACGAGTTTCATCACATGATGATTtcctaa
- the LOC107487838 gene encoding serine/threonine receptor-like kinase NFP, giving the protein MAFFLPSLSSSIFLAFMLFSITSIPTQSQQVNGTDFSCPVDSPSSCGTYVTYIAKSPNFLSLSNISDIFDTSPLSIARASNIKNEGDKLVPGQVLLIPVTCGCTQNQSFANITYELRQGDVYDVVSKTTYENLTNWRAVNDSNPDLNPVLLPIGVKVLFPLFCRCPSKKQLQKGIEYMITYVWQNNDNVSSVAAKFGASPVDILSENNYGGNFTAATYLPVLIPVTKLPVLTQPEASHGRKRSIQIPVIISISLGFTLVVAVIVISMVYAYLYQRKRTLNRRDLSAGTADKLLSGVSGYVSKPTVYEANEVIKATMNLSEQCKLGGTVYKAKIEGQVLAVKKVNQVVSEELNILQKVNHGNLVKLMGVSSDSDGNHFLVYEYADNGSLDEWLFSKLSLKASLTWYQRINIALDVAMGLQYLHEHTYPRIVHRDITTSNILLDSNFKAKIGNFSMVRTTTNPMISKIDVFAFGVVLIELLTGKKAMTTKADGEVVMLWKDIRKMFEVEDEKEKEECLRRWMDPKLECLYPVDYALSLVTLAANCTADVSLSRPTMAEVVLGLSLLTQPSQAALERSLTSSALEAEVTHVATPIAAR; this is encoded by the coding sequence ATGGCTTTCTTTCTACCCTCTCTCTCAAGTAgtatttttcttgcattcatgTTGTTCTCCATCACCAGCATCCCAACTCAATCACAACAGGTTAATGGAACAGACTTTTCATGCCCAGTGGATTCACCTTCATCCTGTGGAACATATGTGACATACATTGCTAAATCTCCAAACTTCTTGAGCCTTTCTAACATATCTGACATATTTGACACCAGCCCTTTATCCATTGCAAGAGCAAGTAACATAAAGAATGAGGGTGACAAGCTGGTTCCAGGCCAAGTCTTACTGATACCTGTCACTTGTGGTTGCACTCAAAACCAATCTTTCGCCAATATTACCTATGAGCTAAGGCAGGGTGATGTGTACGACGTTGTCTCAAAAACAACATATGAGAATCTCACAAATTGGCGTGCTGTCAACGATTCAAACCCAGATTTGAATCCAGTTCTGCTGCCAATAGGTGTGAAAGTATTGTTCCCTTTATTCTGCAGGTGCCCTTCTAAGAAACAGTTACAGAAAGGGATAGAATATATGATCACCTATGTGTGGCAGAACAATGACAATGTTTCCTCTGTAGCAGCCAAGTTTGGTGCATCGCCGGTGGACATATTGTCCGAAAACAACTACGGTGGAAACTTCACAGCTGCAACCTATCTTCCGGTTTTGATTCCTGTGACGAAGTTGCCAGTTCTTACTCAACCCGAGGCTTCACATGGAAGAAAGAGAAGCATTCAAATCCCTGTTATAATTAGTATTAGCCTGGGGTTCACCCTTGTTGTTGCTGTTATAGTAATATCAATGGTTTATGCTTATCTTTATCAGAGAAAGAGGACTTTGAATAGGAGAGACTTATCTGCTGGGACAGCAGATAAGCTACTCTCTGGAGTTTCAGGCTACGTGAGTAAGCCAACCGTGTATGAAGCCAATGAGGTTATCAAAGCCACCATGAATCTCAGCGAACAGTGCAAGCTTGGGGGCACAGTTTACAAGGCCAAAATAGAAGGGCAGGTCTTGGCAGTGAAAAAAGTGAATCAAGTAGTTTCTGAGGAGCTGAATATTCTGCAGAAGGTGAATCATGGAAACCTGGTGAAACTGATGGGTGTATCTTCAGACAGTGATGGAAACCATTTCCTGGTTTATGAGTATGCTGATAACGGGTCCCTTGATGAGTGGCTTTTCTCCAAGTTGTCTTTGAAGGCCTCGCTTACATGGTATCAGAGGATTAACATAGCATTGGATGTTGCCATGGGTCTGCAGTACTTGCATGAGCACACTTATCCAAGAATAGTCCATAGGGACATCACAACAAGTAACATCCTTCTTGACTCCAACTTCAAGGCCAAGATAGGGAACTTCTCCATGGTCAGAACTACTACGAATCCCATGATTTCCAAGATCGATGTCTTTGCTTTCGGGGTTGTTCTCATTGAGTTGCTGACAGGCAAGAAAGCCATGACAACAAAGGCAGATGGCGAGGTAGTAATGCTGTGGAAGGATATTAGGAAGATGTTTGAAGTGGAAGACGAAAAGGAAAAGGAGGAGTGTCTGAGAAGATGGATGGATCCTAAGCTAGAGTGCCTTTACCCTGTGGATTATGCTCTCAGCTTGGTCACGTTGGCCGCGAATTGCACGGCCGATGTATCATTGTCTAGACCAACCATGGCAGAAGTTGTTCTTGGCCTCTCCCTTCTCACTCAACCATCTCAAGCTGCACTAGAGAGATCATTGACTTCTTCTGCGTTGGAAGCAGAGGTTACTCATGTGGCTACTCCCATAGCAGCACGTTAA
- the LOC107487891 gene encoding probable pectate lyase 4, protein MATILLAIVIATLFTANPISCAKQSKITGMKMNVIDQCWRLNPQWRSHRSQLASCSIGYAGKMMNNIGNDLVYYEVTDSSDDPINPKPGTLRYGASMIQQKVWITFKSDMKITLAKPLLISSFTAIDGRGTNVHVANNACFMIFKATNVIIHGIRIHHCKSQAPGLVVGPNGKVISLGQVDGDAIRLVTASKIWIDHNTLHDCEDGLLDVTRGSTDVTISNNWFRNQDKVMLLGHDDGYIRDRNMKVTVVYNHFGPNCNQRMPRIRHGYAHVANNLYQGWMQYAIGGSKEPSLKSQSNLFIAPKSGNKEVTWRKGSNENGDRWEFHSVGDVFENGASFTATEGGRVPKPNYSEEQRFKVLDAKSVRFLTKSSGVLRCTNKKSIC, encoded by the exons ATGGCTACTATCCTTTTGGCCATTGTGATTGCCACCCTTTTCACTGCAAACCCTATTTCTTGCGCCAAGCAATCCAAAATAACTGGCATGAAAATGAACGTCATTGATCAATGTTGGAGATTGAATCCCCAATGGAGGAGCCATCGATCGCAACTCGCCAGCTGCTCCATTGGCTATGCGGGCAAGATGATGAACAACATTGGCAATGACCTCGTCTATTATGAAGTTACTGACTCTAGTGATGACCCCATTAACCCTAAGCCTGGTACCTTGCGGTATGGAGCTTCTATGATTCAACAAAAAGTTTGGATTACATTTAAAAGCGACATGAAAATCACATTGGCCAAACCCCTTCTCATTAGTAGCTTTACCGCCATTGATGGTCGTGGCACCAATGTCCACGTTGCTAATAATGCATGCTTCATGATCTTTAAG GCAACGAATGTAATAATCCACGGCATTCGAATCCATCATTGTAAATCACAAGCTCCTGGTTTGGTGGTGGGTCCAAATGGGAAGGTAATTTCATTGGGTCAAGTTGATGGCGATGCAATCAGACTAGTCACTGCCTCAAAGATTTGGATTGATCATAATACACTTCATGATTGCGAAGATGGTCTTCTTGATGTTACACGAGGTTCCACTGATGTCACTATCTCTAACAACTGGTTCCGAAACCAAGATAAGGTTATGCTTCTTGGCCATGACGATGGATATATTAGAGACCGGAACATGAAAGTTACCGTTGTCTACAATCATTTCGGACCGAATTGCAACCAACGCATGCCAAG GATCCGTCATGGATATGCACATGTAGCAAACAATCTTTATCAGGGATGGATGCAATATGCTATTGGTGGAAGCAAAGAACCCAGCCTCAAAAGCCAATCTAACCTCTTCATAGCACCTAAATCCGGGAACAAGGag GTGACATGGAGAAAAGGCAGTAACGAAAATGGGGATAGATGGGAATTCCATTCAGTAGGGGATGTTTTTGAAAATGGAGCGTCTTTCACGGCAACTGAAGGAGGACGTGTGCCAAAACCCAATTATAGTGAGGAACAACGTTTTAAAGTTCTTGATGCTAAGTCTGTTAGATTTTTGACAAAATCCTCTGGCGTACTACGATGCACCAACAAAAAATCTATTTGCTAA
- the LOC107487893 gene encoding lysM domain receptor-like kinase 4, producing the protein MRLFFLFIIIITITNLSLIKGQQPYIGLGTVACPRRGNAKSIRGYTCNGLNHSCQAYLTFRSQPLYSSVSTISSLLNSDPSQLALINSVSLNDTFEPNTLVIVPVNCSCASEYYQSNTSYVYHNAETYFLIANNTFQGLTTCQAMMHQNANLSNLYPGRQLAVPLRCACPTKNQTLKGVRYLLSYLVDWGDSVSFISQMFNVTTQITLDANSLTMSSFIYPFTTILVPLHDKPLKLRTSSPSSQPPSSSDSSSTDKSSKKTWVYVVVGVVGAFALIFVTCAVIFFTHTRKTKRKQEVVAVSKSFEAIEKPQGKIMEQESGKLSEIIASIAQSFKVYDFEELERATDNFSTSCLIKGSVYRGVINGDLAAIKKVEGDISKEIQVLNKVNHSNVIRLSGVSFYQGQWYLVYEYAANGALSEWIYMDNVDGKFLSWRQRIQIALDVATGLDYLHSFTSPSYIHKDLKCSNILLDSELRAKVANFSLARSVEGENGQFPMTRHIVGTRGYMAPEYLENGVVSTKIDVYAFGVLVLEILTGKEVAEILNEDDNNNKGFSNALSIILSEESGKERVKEFMYASLHGNYPSELATVVIGMIHNCVEKEPENRPQMQEIVASLSRILNSSLNWETSVSISASQSF; encoded by the exons ATGCGGctctttttcctcttcatcatcatcatcaccatcaccaaCTTGTCTCTGATAAAGGGACAGCAACCTTACATTGGTTTAGGGACAGTAGCATGTCCTCGAAGGGGTAACGCAAAATCAATCCGAGGCTACACTTGCAACGGTTTAAACCACAGTTGCCAAGCTTACCTCACATTCAGATCCCAACCACTCTACAGTTCTGTCTCTACAATCTCTTCTCTGTTAAACTCTGACCCTTCACAACTCGCTCTCATCAACTCCGTTTCTTTAAACGACACCTTCGAACCAAACACGCTTGTCATTGTTCCCGTTAACTGCTCCTGTGCCTCCGAGTATTACCAATCAAACACATCCTATGTTTACCACAATGCTGAAACCTACTTCTTAATTgccaacaacaccttccaaggaCTCACCACGTGTCAAGCTATGATGCACCAGAATGCTAACCTTTCTAACCTATACCCTGGAAGACAACTTGCTGTTCCTCTTAGATGTGCTTGTCCCACAAAGAATCAAACTCTCAAAGGTGTTAGGTACCTCTTGAGTTACCTTGTTGATTGGGGTGATTCTGTTTCTTTCATTAGTCAAATGTTCAATGTCACTACTCAGATCACTCTTGATGCTAATTCCCTTACTATGAGTTCTTTCATCTATCCCTTTACCACTATTCTAGTCCCTCTTCATGATAAGCCCCTCAAACTTCGAACTTCTTCGCCATCATCTCAAccaccttcttcttctgatTCTAGTTCAACAGataaaagctcaaagaaaacATGGGTTTAtgttgttgttggagttgttggtGCCTTTGCCTTAATATTTGTTACTTGTGCTGTCATTTTCTTCACACACACTCGCAAAACTAAAAGGAAACAAGAGGTTGTTGCAGTTTCTAAGAGTTTTGAGGCAATTGAGAAACCACAAGGGAAGATAATGGAGCAAGAATCTGGAAAATTGTCAGAGATCATAGCTAGCATAGCTCAATCTTTTAAGGTGTATGATTTTGAGGAACTGGAGCGTGCAACGGATAACTTTAGCACAAGTTGCTTGATCAAAGGATCGGTTTATCGCGGAGTTATCAATGGTGATCTTGCTGCAATCAAGAAGGTAGAAGGAGATATCTCAAAGGAGATTCAAGTTCTGAATAAAGTCAACCATTCCAATGTTATACGCCTCTCCGGTGTCAGCTTCTACCAAGGCCAATG GTATCTTGTTTATGAGTATGCTGCTAATGGAGCCTTGAGTGAATGGATCTACATGGACAACGTTGATGGCAAGTTTCTAAGTTGGAGGCAGAGGATTCAGATTGCTTTGGATGTGGCTACAGGACTTGACTATCTTCACAGCTTCACTTCTCCTTCATATATTCACAAGGATCTCAAGTGTAGCAACATTCTTTTGGACAGTGAGTTAAGGGCAAAGGTTGCAAACTTTAGCCTTGCAAGGTCTGTGGAAGGAGAGAATGGTCAATTTCCAATGACAAGGCATATTGTAGGGACAAGGGGTTACATGGCTCCTGAGTATTTGGAGAATGGTGTTGTATCCACAAAGATTGATGTGTATGCATTTGGAGTTCTGGTGCTAGAAATCCTCACTGGAAAAGAGGTTGCTGAAATCTTGAATGAAGATGACAATAACAATAAGGGTTTTTCAAATGCTTTGAGTATTATTCTTAGTGAGGAAAGTGGCAAGGAGAGGGTGAAGGAGTTTATGTATGCTTCTCTTCATGGGAATTATCCATCAGAACTTGCTACGGTTGTGATTGGAATGATTCATAATTGTGTAGAGAAAGAGCCAGAAAATAGACCACAGATGCAGGAGATTGTTGCATCTCTGTCCAGAATATTGAACTCTTCATTGAATTGGGAAACCTCAGTGAGCATCTCAGCATCCCAAAGCTTTTGA